The genomic region GTGCGGGGGGTATGGGATGGGTGGAGTACTTGACAGGAAGGGGGTTAGTGTCTCAGGCCAACCTCCCTTGCCAGCTTGTTCACGCCCATCCCAGCCCGGGACATGGCCCAGCGGAGGGCCTCAGGGAACTCGGCAGGCATGGAGGCCTCCTCCGCTTCCCTCTGGGCCAGGGATCGGGCCAGCTTCATGGCGGCGGTGAAGTGGGGCCGAGGCCTTCCCTCCACCTCCTGCAACCGCTTGGCCAGGGAGTCGATCTCCTCGTCGGAGAGGCCGGCAAGCCAGGCCACCAGCTCCGCCCTCGAAGCGAAGTCCTTTATCAGGGCAAGGCGGCGGAAATGGCTGGCGTAAGCACGGCCACCCTTATCTGCCTTTACGATCTCCTGGGCGATGGCTTCGATGGGATCGCCTTGCGGTAAAACAGCCGGTTTTTTCGGAATTCCCATGTTCCCCCTTGCGGTTTTGCGCCGCCCGGAGGATAATGACGCTGGCAGGGGCGTATTTGAACCTGCACCCCCCTTTTATCGGGGAGGGAAGCCGGGATGGGATAGGGGGCCTCCCGGCTTCTTCAGCGTTTATCCTCAGCGGCACCTCCATATCCTAGAAGCCTCAGGGCCTTTTGAACCTCCTCGTCGTCCTTCCACACACTGGACCCCAAAGCCTGCACGGTGGCCAGCCCCTTCTCCGTCAGGGTGTAAACCCCCCCTTTCCGGGAAACAAGGCCTTCCCGTGAAAGGGCCCGGAGCCTATACCAGACGGAGTCGGGGTTGATCCCCATGGTTCCGGCCAGCTCCTGTCCAGTAGGGAAGCGCCCTTCCCTGGCCAGGAAGACCAGAAAGGCCTTCAGGGTTTCCTGGCGCTTCGCAGTTAGGCTGGCCAGAAAGCTCAGGGTCATTTCAGTAGTAAGTTAACACCATCGAGGGGCCATGTCAAGATGCACTCACCTTCTCCTCGGGGAAAAAATCCGGGAACTTTTCCTCCCCCCCAAGTTGCCAGGAGGTCAACTCATGGGGAACGGGTTAACTCAGATCGCTCCTGGAGCCTTCTTCCTGTGAGTCAACCCCTGAGTTAACCCCTGTGCCAACAAAGTTACCGACTCAGGGGAGGTTGACTCAAAAAAGGGGGGGTCGGCACAAGGGTTGACTCAAGGTTTTGTGCCGGTGTCAACGAGCATTTCTCTCTCTCTCTCTTTTAAAGAAAAAGGTTAACTCAACGGTTGACTCAGACGATGAGGATCGGAAAAATACCTTCTTTTGAGTCAACCTGAGCCACCTGTCTAAACCCCCCTGCCCGGAAAAGTTTCTGCAAGGGGGAAAGTTACGCTGGCAACTGTGGGGATCGATGTAAACTCACAGTGAGAGGGGCAGGTTTTACATTGATGCGTATAATTGGCTTCAGATAGAGCTATAGTGGGAGCTAATTGGGCATAATGTGGAGAGGCTCTTTGGTCCCAGGGGGTGGACGAGGCTCACGAGATTGGCTATCCGGGAATGCCCTCTCACGGTCATGCCATTCTTCCCCTTAAGGTTGGGGAACGGATTCTGGGGATATTGAACCTGTACCTCGAGCCGGGTGCTCGTGTCACGGAGGAAGGCCGCGCCCAGCTGGAAACGGCTGCGGGCCTATTGGCCCTGGCGGTGCTGAAGGAGCGAGCGGAAAGGGCGGCCAGGATCCTTCACCGAGCCACCCTGCTGAGCCTCGAGGCCCAGGATGAGGCCGAGTACCTCAAGCGCCTCTGCGCCTTGGTGGTGGAGGAAGGGTATGTCCTAGCCTGGGTGGGGGAGGCTTTGCCATATGGTAGGGTGCGTCCGCTGGAAAGAGATGGGGCGGTGGGGTACCTGGAAGGGCTACTGGTGCGCCACGATGAGACCCCGGAGGGGCAAGGCCCCACGGGAAGGGCCATCCGCCTAGGGGAACCCCAGGTGGTGAGGGATGTGGGTCAGGACCCCAACTACGGCCCTTGGCGTTTGCGGGCGCAAAGCTTCGGCTTCGCCTCCAGTGCAGCCTTTCCCCTGCGGATTGGGGAAAGGGTCTTCGGCGCGCTCAACATCTACGCTTCTGAACCCGATGCCTTTGACCAGGAAGAGGTGGCGATCCTTCGGGACCTGGCCAGCCTAGCGGGGAAAAACCTGGAGCGGTTGCGCTCGCAAGCCCAAGCCCACCTTCTGGTCCAGCTGGTGGAGCAGGTTCCTGAGTCGGTCTTCATCACGGACTTGGAAGGGCATATCACCTATGCCAACCCTGCCCTCTTTGCCCAGACCGGATACGAGCCCGGGGAGGTTCTCGGGCAGACCCCGAGGCTTTTCAAGTCCGGATTGCACCCAGAGGCCTTCTACCGGCACCTTTGGGACACTTTGGAGAAGGGCCAGGTGTTCCGTAGCGTGTTCTTTAACCGCCGCAAGGATGGCCGCTTATTGGTGGAGGATAAGATCCTGACCCCCTTGCCAAACCCAAGGGGTCAACTGGTGGCCTACGCCTCCACGGGGCGGAACGTAACCCAGGAGTGGATCCTCCACGGGATGCAGCGGGCCCTCATCCGCATGTTGGAACGCTTCCTGCAAGAGGGGATGGGCCGTTCCCTCTTCCAGTATCTCCTGGATGAGGTTTTGATGGTCATTCCAGGTGCGGAAGCGGGGAGCCTCCTTCTGCGCAATCAAGATGGGAAGTTCTCATGCGTGGCCCTATCGGGGCATGACCCGGCCTTGCGAGAGGTGGCCTTCGCTTCCCAGGAGGTTTATGCCTTAAGGGCCCCGGCCTCCATAGGCCGGGTTTCGGGGGAGGAGCTACGGGAGTTTGTCCAAAGCCTGGCTTCGGAGACCGCTAGCCTTCTTGTGGAGAAGGGCCGGCTTGCCGAGATAAAGGAAACCCTGTACGCCAGGCTGGAGGTGAATGGGGAAGCCAAAGGGGTGCTGTATTTAGATGCCTTTCATGGGTATTTCCCCGAGGAAACCATGGAGGCCTTCCGTTTTCTGGCCCACTGGCTGGAGATGGTTTTCTCCTGGGAGCGGGCCCAGGTGCAGGCCCGGTACCTCCGGTACCACGATCCCCTCACCGGCCTGCCCAACCGGGCGCTTTTGGAAGAGGAATGGAGGGGGGAGGGTGAAGTTTTCAGTCTAGCGCTGGCGGCCCTGGATAAGTTTGGGGATGTCAATCGCAGGTATGGCCGGGCTGAAGGGGATGCACTTTTGGTAGCTGCGGTTCGGGCCTGGCAAGGCCTTCTGCCTCGGGGAGGGCGGCTTTACCGTTTGGGCGACGATGAGTTCCTCTTCATACTCCCCTGGGGGCCTGAGCAGGTATTTGGCTTTTACCAGGAGCTCAATAGGGTCTTCCAGGCTTCACTTCCGGGCCCTCTTGCCAAGGAGGCAAGGGGGGTTTCACTGGGGGTGGCGGTCTACCCGGAGGATGGGCGGGAGCTGGGCGAGCTTCTGCGCCGGGCGGATCTAGCTTTGCGCCAGGCCAAGAAGGGGCGGGGTATCGCCTACTTTAACCCAGAGCTGGAAACCGCTTATCTGGAGCGGATGGACCGGATGGCAGCCCTGGAGGAGGCCCTAAGGGAGGAGCGTTTAGTGCTTTTCGGCCAGCCCATTGTGGACCTCTCTACCCTCGAGCCCGTAGCCATTGAGGTGCTCGTCCGCTGGCCTCGGGAGGATGGCTTTTGGCCTGCGGGGGCCTTTATCCCCTTGGCCGAGGAAACGGGGTTAATACGGGAGCTAGACCTTTACGTGCTCCGCCTGGTGGGAAGGTTGCCCAACAAGCACGTTTGGCACGTGAACCTTTCTCCAAAGACCCTGGGCGACCCCCGGTTGTTGGAGGTGGCCTCCCGCCTCCAGGGCAAAGGTGTGCGGTTTGAGATCACCGAATACGCCCTAGCCCAAGGGGTGGAAGGGATACTGCAGAGCCTTAAGGAGATGGGGTTTGCGCTGGTTCTGGATGACTTTGGCCAGGGGTACGCTTCTCTCCACACGCTGGTTCACCATCCTTTTGACATGGTCAAGATAGACCGGGTCTTTGTAGCCGGACTCGGGAAAGACCCCAAGGCCCATGCCGTGGTACGGTCCTCCTTGGGCCTAGCCCATGAGTTAAGGCTCTCCCTGGTGGCCGAAGGAGTGGAGACCGAGGAGCAGCGGGAATGGTTGCTCCGTTTAGGTTGTCGGTATGCCCAGGGGTACTTTTTTGGAATGCCCCAGGCCATCAACGGGGCCTGAGCTTTTCAGGCCTGGCCTCGGAGTCCAGGATAAGGGTCACGGGTCCATCGTTCACCAGGTGTACCCGCATGTGGGCCCCATAGACGCCGGTTTCCACGTGTACCCCCTGTTCCAAAAAGGCTTCTATGGCGGCTTCATAGAGCCTTCTTCCCACGTCTGGGGGTGCGGCCTTGACGAAGGAGGGGCGGTTGCCCTTGCGGGTTTCGGCGTAGAGGGTGAACTGGCTCACCAAAAGAACCTCACCCTCCACCTCCTTCAGGGAAAGATTCATCTTGCCCGCCTCATCCGGGAAGATGCGCAAGTTTACAATCTTGCGGGCCAGGTAGTAGGCGTCTTCCACGGTGTCCCCCTGCCCCACCCCCAGGAGGACCAGGAGCCCTAGCCCGATCCTCCCCACCTCTTCGCCATCCACCTCCACAAAGGCTTCCGTGACCCGTTGGATGACCGCCCGCATGCTCTTACCCCCCTAACGCCTGGGCCCGGCGAAGAGGGCCACGGTGCCAGGGCCAGCGTGGACGCTCACCGCCGCCCCCGCCTTTAACGTACCCAAGACCTCCACCCCTTCTGCCTTCAGGACCTGGCCCAAGGCTTTGGCCCCTTCGGGGTTGCCCGCATGGGCCAGGTAGGTAAGCCCCCCCTCGGGAAAATCCCGGCGGAAAAGCTCGGCCACCTTGCGAAGCCCTTCTTTGAACCCCCGCACCCGGGAGGCCGGGAAGACCCGGCCTCCCTTTACCTCGAGGACCGGCAGGATTTGCAGAAGCCCCCCCACGAACCTTTGCAGGCCCGATATGCGCCCCGAGCGGTGCAGATAGGTGAGGGTCTGGGGAAGGACATAGCCCCGAAGCCTTTCCCGGTAGGGGGCCAGGGTTTCCTCGAGGCGTTCCCAGGCCACGCCCTTTCCCAAAAGCCTCCTGGCCTC from Thermus albus harbors:
- a CDS encoding DegV family protein; its protein translation is MPTASNVAFVADSTLGLSPEEALSRGIHVVPQQVIWKDKTFRDQLEITDEEVLDLLRQGERLSTSQVAPEDLRTTYKTLLQSHERVLSVHVSGHLSGTVATAIAVAREFGERVKVLDSWSLNGGLFLLLEEARRLLGKGVAWERLEETLAPYRERLRGYVLPQTLTYLHRSGRISGLQRFVGGLLQILPVLEVKGGRVFPASRVRGFKEGLRKVAELFRRDFPEGGLTYLAHAGNPEGAKALGQVLKAEGVEVLGTLKAGAAVSVHAGPGTVALFAGPRR
- the dtd gene encoding D-aminoacyl-tRNA deacylase; protein product: MRAVIQRVTEAFVEVDGEEVGRIGLGLLVLLGVGQGDTVEDAYYLARKIVNLRIFPDEAGKMNLSLKEVEGEVLLVSQFTLYAETRKGNRPSFVKAAPPDVGRRLYEAAIEAFLEQGVHVETGVYGAHMRVHLVNDGPVTLILDSEARPEKLRPR
- a CDS encoding bifunctional diguanylate cyclase/phosphodiesterase is translated as MDEAHEIGYPGMPSHGHAILPLKVGERILGILNLYLEPGARVTEEGRAQLETAAGLLALAVLKERAERAARILHRATLLSLEAQDEAEYLKRLCALVVEEGYVLAWVGEALPYGRVRPLERDGAVGYLEGLLVRHDETPEGQGPTGRAIRLGEPQVVRDVGQDPNYGPWRLRAQSFGFASSAAFPLRIGERVFGALNIYASEPDAFDQEEVAILRDLASLAGKNLERLRSQAQAHLLVQLVEQVPESVFITDLEGHITYANPALFAQTGYEPGEVLGQTPRLFKSGLHPEAFYRHLWDTLEKGQVFRSVFFNRRKDGRLLVEDKILTPLPNPRGQLVAYASTGRNVTQEWILHGMQRALIRMLERFLQEGMGRSLFQYLLDEVLMVIPGAEAGSLLLRNQDGKFSCVALSGHDPALREVAFASQEVYALRAPASIGRVSGEELREFVQSLASETASLLVEKGRLAEIKETLYARLEVNGEAKGVLYLDAFHGYFPEETMEAFRFLAHWLEMVFSWERAQVQARYLRYHDPLTGLPNRALLEEEWRGEGEVFSLALAALDKFGDVNRRYGRAEGDALLVAAVRAWQGLLPRGGRLYRLGDDEFLFILPWGPEQVFGFYQELNRVFQASLPGPLAKEARGVSLGVAVYPEDGRELGELLRRADLALRQAKKGRGIAYFNPELETAYLERMDRMAALEEALREERLVLFGQPIVDLSTLEPVAIEVLVRWPREDGFWPAGAFIPLAEETGLIRELDLYVLRLVGRLPNKHVWHVNLSPKTLGDPRLLEVASRLQGKGVRFEITEYALAQGVEGILQSLKEMGFALVLDDFGQGYASLHTLVHHPFDMVKIDRVFVAGLGKDPKAHAVVRSSLGLAHELRLSLVAEGVETEEQREWLLRLGCRYAQGYFFGMPQAINGA